Proteins found in one Miscanthus floridulus cultivar M001 chromosome 4, ASM1932011v1, whole genome shotgun sequence genomic segment:
- the LOC136548153 gene encoding uncharacterized protein: MEMNLICIWCLMQADFVKKRPALKHGYIDPSPIASTNFNYPKEWKLDCKELGAGKTLKKKEDIRNKKILEESLKVAAYIALCFKNLQQHDNIWIPYHFNDHWICIGVWLSHSMAWVFDSADFPVETYKDFITIVKTAFRHYVQEHKGRHHPNRKKKLYVKTLCACPKQKPGSLHCGYYTCIMMSTIGGYNRNPNLLEKDKDMRRNPYKDDELLEMVSDLCNFIMDQIVYHKGTYHHLLSDLGSNPLYQHLRETDREPRRNTCVAA, from the exons atggaaatgaatctgatttgcatatggtgcct aatgcaagcggactttgtgaaaaagaggccagctctgaaacacgggtatatagacccttcacctatagcatcaacaaattttaattaccctaaagagtggaaactagattgcaaagaactaggagctggaaagacacttaagaagaaagaggacatcaggaacaagaaaatattggaagagtccctcaaggttgcggcatacattgccctatgttttaaaaatctccaacaacacgataatatatggataccataccacttcaa cgatcactggatttgcataggcgtctggctctcacatagcatggcatgggtctttgattcagcggattttccagtcgagacatacaaagacttcataacgattgtcaagac ggcattcaggcactatgtccaggaacataaggggaggcatcatccaaataggaagaaaaagttgtatgtcaaaactctatgtgcg tgccccaagcagaagcctgggagtctacattgtggatactacacatgtattatgatgagtaccatcggtggctacaacagaaaccccaatctg ttggagaaagataaagacatgagaaggaacccatacaaggatgacgagctcttagagatggtcagcgacctttgcaactttataatggaccagattgtgtatcataaaggcacttaccatcatcttctttccgacttaggtagtaatcctctgtaccaacaccttcgggagactgatag